In one window of Caenimonas aquaedulcis DNA:
- a CDS encoding acyl-CoA thioesterase: MSTNSSASAALPTDKELVLKVIPMPADCNANGDIFGGWVMAQVDLAGSVVPARYVDGRMATVAVNQFIFKQPVRVGDILSFFASVTRIGTTSITVQVEVYAERFRAQGQYVKVTEASLTYVAIDESGKPRPIPPAGRMLTT; this comes from the coding sequence ATGTCCACGAACTCAAGCGCCTCGGCCGCCCTCCCCACCGACAAGGAGCTCGTGCTCAAGGTGATTCCCATGCCCGCCGACTGCAATGCCAACGGCGACATCTTCGGCGGCTGGGTCATGGCCCAGGTGGACCTGGCCGGCTCCGTCGTGCCGGCGCGCTACGTCGACGGCCGGATGGCGACGGTGGCCGTCAACCAGTTCATCTTCAAGCAGCCGGTGCGCGTGGGGGACATCCTGTCTTTCTTCGCATCGGTCACGCGCATCGGTACGACGTCGATCACCGTGCAGGTCGAGGTGTACGCAGAGCGCTTCCGCGCCCAGGGGCAGTACGTGAAGGTCACGGAAGCTTCGCTCACCTACGTAGCTATCGACGAAAGCGGTAAGCCGCGGCCCATTCCGCCTGCTGGACGCATGCTAACGACCTAG
- a CDS encoding YfiR family protein has protein sequence MRQLLAHFLLVLVALGLPAPQAWAQAPTESSVKAAFLLKFGAFVEWPAGVFARPDQPIVIGVAGDEAIAADLERLAAGRQVEGHPVIVRRVADSAAGAGLHVLYVAPRRESRLQELLDTVTRPVLVVTSQADGLQHGGVINFITEGGRVRFAASLTAADTRGIKLSARLLAVAQSVEGRAR, from the coding sequence ATGCGCCAACTGCTTGCCCATTTCCTTCTCGTGCTGGTTGCGCTGGGTCTCCCCGCGCCGCAGGCATGGGCGCAGGCGCCCACGGAGTCCTCGGTCAAGGCGGCCTTCCTCCTCAAGTTCGGCGCTTTCGTGGAATGGCCCGCGGGCGTGTTCGCGCGCCCGGACCAGCCCATCGTCATCGGCGTCGCGGGCGACGAAGCCATCGCCGCGGACCTCGAACGACTGGCCGCCGGCCGCCAGGTCGAGGGGCATCCCGTCATCGTTCGCCGGGTCGCGGACAGCGCGGCCGGTGCCGGCCTCCATGTGCTGTACGTGGCGCCGCGCCGCGAAAGCCGGCTGCAGGAGCTGCTGGACACGGTCACCCGGCCCGTGCTCGTCGTGACCTCCCAGGCGGACGGCCTGCAGCATGGCGGCGTCATCAACTTCATCACCGAGGGCGGCCGCGTGCGGTTCGCGGCTTCGCTCACCGCCGCGGACACACGCGGCATCAAGCTGAGCGCGCGCCTGCTCGCCGTCGCGCAATCGGTGGAGGGCCGCGCGCGATGA
- a CDS encoding SDR family oxidoreductase, protein MEHCTDLPLRGKVAVVTGAARGIGRAIAQTLGRQGASVLVNYSSNSGAAEEVVNAIRAHGSRAEAARLHLDGPRSAAELFAAAQAAFGRVDILVLNAASARFGPVTSVTEADFDAMYAVNVKAAFFCFQEAAKHLANGGRIVSISAALTSVGYDNTMMYAGTKGALEQFTLAAAKELGKRGIVCNSVSPGATHTDLYHGLAPEAAREAAKQRSPFKRLAEPQDIADLVAFLASDAARWVSGQNIRANGAALW, encoded by the coding sequence ATGGAACATTGCACGGATCTTCCTTTACGCGGAAAAGTAGCTGTCGTCACAGGCGCTGCGCGCGGCATCGGCCGCGCCATCGCCCAGACCTTGGGGCGGCAAGGTGCTTCAGTGTTGGTGAATTACTCATCCAATTCTGGAGCGGCTGAAGAGGTGGTCAACGCCATTCGAGCGCACGGCTCCCGGGCAGAAGCGGCGAGGCTGCACCTGGATGGACCACGATCTGCAGCTGAGCTGTTTGCGGCTGCGCAGGCTGCTTTCGGCCGAGTGGACATCCTTGTTCTCAACGCTGCGTCGGCGAGATTTGGACCGGTGACCAGCGTGACAGAAGCGGACTTCGATGCCATGTACGCGGTGAACGTGAAAGCGGCGTTCTTTTGTTTTCAGGAAGCCGCGAAGCACCTGGCCAATGGCGGCCGAATCGTCAGCATCTCGGCGGCGCTGACCTCGGTCGGTTACGACAACACGATGATGTATGCGGGAACGAAGGGTGCGCTCGAGCAGTTCACTTTGGCTGCTGCCAAAGAACTCGGAAAGCGAGGCATCGTCTGCAATTCCGTTTCACCCGGCGCCACGCACACGGATCTCTACCACGGTCTGGCTCCGGAGGCGGCGCGGGAGGCCGCCAAGCAGCGCTCACCGTTCAAGCGGCTCGCCGAGCCTCAAGACATCGCTGATCTTGTCGCCTTCCTGGCGAGCGACGCCGCCCGGTGGGTCTCAGGACAGAACATTCGGGCGAATGGAGCCGCATTGTGGTGA
- a CDS encoding addiction module antidote protein: protein MARVALKAKETKTISFDISAQLRTPEEMAAYLDAWLVESPDDAVGIARALGDIARAKGMTQVARDAGLSRESLYKALGENGNPSFATILKVVRALGVKFHAAPA from the coding sequence ATGGCAAGAGTCGCTTTAAAGGCCAAGGAGACGAAGACGATCTCCTTCGATATTTCCGCGCAGCTACGCACGCCTGAGGAGATGGCCGCGTATCTGGATGCGTGGCTCGTGGAGTCGCCGGATGACGCGGTGGGTATCGCGCGGGCTCTTGGCGACATTGCGCGAGCCAAGGGAATGACCCAGGTCGCGCGCGACGCAGGCTTGAGCCGCGAAAGTTTATACAAAGCGTTAGGTGAGAACGGCAATCCAAGTTTCGCAACCATCCTCAAGGTCGTGCGCGCTCTCGGTGTGAAGTTTCATGCGGCGCCCGCGTGA
- a CDS encoding integron integrase, with protein sequence MTSRAPPLHSTRLLDQVRERARYLHYSLATEKAYLYWVRFYVRWHGLRHPRDMGAAEVQAFLTMLATQRRVSSSTHNQALSALLFLYREVLTVDLPWLQDLQRPARTRRIPTVLTRDEVAAVLARMEGPIALVAHLLYGTGMRLMEGLRLRVKDVDFDRNVIVVRQAKGNKDRVVMLPRSLADRLRAQLTEARAVWERDRQAEQPGVEVPHALERKYPKVSQTWGWFWLFPSPTLAIDPRSGVERRHHLYEERLQRAVKKAVASAGIHRHVSAHTLRHSFATHLLQSGTDIRTVQELLGHSDVSTTMIYTHVLKVAAGGTSSPLDSIPPPPMAREPEAPYRIAATALDQASTRSHRQITTPPQFALASAT encoded by the coding sequence ATGACAAGCCGCGCGCCGCCTCTGCATTCGACCCGCCTCTTGGACCAAGTCCGGGAGCGGGCTCGCTATCTGCACTATAGCCTTGCAACCGAAAAAGCCTACCTGTATTGGGTGCGCTTCTACGTGCGTTGGCACGGCTTGCGGCATCCGCGCGACATGGGCGCGGCGGAAGTCCAGGCTTTCCTTACGATGCTCGCCACGCAGCGGCGCGTTTCTTCGTCGACGCACAACCAGGCGCTCAGCGCTTTGCTGTTCCTTTACCGCGAAGTGCTCACCGTCGATCTCCCGTGGCTTCAGGACCTGCAGCGCCCCGCGCGCACGCGCCGCATCCCAACTGTCCTGACGCGCGATGAAGTGGCGGCGGTGCTTGCCAGGATGGAAGGTCCCATCGCCCTCGTCGCCCACCTGCTGTATGGCACCGGCATGCGCCTGATGGAAGGTTTGCGCCTGCGCGTGAAAGATGTCGACTTCGACCGCAACGTCATCGTCGTGCGCCAGGCCAAGGGCAACAAGGATCGCGTCGTCATGCTGCCCCGCTCGCTGGCGGACAGGCTTCGCGCACAACTCACCGAGGCGCGCGCCGTATGGGAGCGAGACCGTCAGGCGGAACAACCCGGCGTGGAAGTGCCTCACGCGCTGGAGCGCAAATACCCCAAGGTCTCGCAGACCTGGGGTTGGTTCTGGCTGTTTCCCTCGCCCACCCTCGCGATCGATCCACGCTCGGGCGTCGAGAGGCGTCACCATCTTTATGAGGAGCGCCTGCAGCGTGCAGTAAAGAAAGCGGTGGCCTCCGCGGGCATCCATCGCCACGTCTCCGCACACACACTGCGCCACTCGTTCGCCACGCACCTGCTCCAGTCCGGCACGGATATCCGCACGGTCCAGGAGCTGCTGGGGCACAGCGATGTGAGCACCACCATGATCTACACGCACGTCCTCAAGGTGGCCGCCGGGGGCACCTCCAGCCCGCTCGATTCCATTCCCCCGCCACCCATGGCGAGGGAACCCGAAGCTCCTTACCGGATCGCGGCAACCGCGCTCGATCAGGCGTCGACGCGCTCACACCGGCAAATCACCACCCCGCCCCAGTTCGCGCTCGCCTCCGCCACATAG
- a CDS encoding ABCB family ABC transporter ATP-binding protein/permease, translating into MRRAGELAAPPLSATPGTPVRTHTDWATLKRLFPYLWQYKLRVVAALVFMVGAKLANVGVPVLLKTLVDAMSFKPGDPAAVLVVPVGLLIAYGLLRLSTSLFTELREFVFSKATQGAARSIALQTFEHLHALSLRFHLERQTGGMTRDIERGVRGIESLISYSLFSIVPTLIEVILVLSILGVKFDAWFAWITLVALVVYITFTVSITEWRTKFRKEANEFDSAAHQKAVDSLINYETVKYFNNEGFEAKRYDESLQRLRRARLKSQTTLSMLNTGQQLIIATGLVAMLWRATQGVVDGRMTLGDLVMVNAFMIQLYIPLNFLGVLYREIKQSLTDLDKMFVLMEKEREVADRPGAESLPPPLGEGGGGGIANWNVTFEHVNFAYEPARPILHDVTFEIPAGKTVAVVGPSGSGKSTLARLLYRFYDVQDGRITIAGKDIREVTQASVRQSIGIVPQDTVLFNDTVEYNIAYGRPGATHEQVEEAARAARIHDFIASTPKGYQTMVGERGLKLSGGEKQRVAIARTLLKNPPIMIFDEATSALDSANERAIQAELKGVAQNKTTLVIAHRLSTVVDAHEILVLDAGRIVERGTHAALLAKAGRYAQMWKLQQQASGNA; encoded by the coding sequence ATGCGCCGCGCCGGCGAACTAGCCGCCCCCCCTCTTTCCGCTACGCCGGGAACGCCCGTGCGTACCCACACCGACTGGGCGACGCTCAAACGCCTTTTCCCGTATCTCTGGCAATACAAGCTGCGCGTGGTCGCCGCGCTCGTCTTCATGGTGGGCGCGAAGCTTGCGAACGTGGGCGTGCCGGTGCTGCTCAAGACCCTGGTCGACGCGATGTCCTTCAAGCCCGGCGACCCGGCGGCGGTGCTGGTGGTGCCGGTGGGCCTGCTCATCGCGTACGGGCTGCTGCGCCTGTCGACCTCGCTTTTCACCGAGCTGCGTGAATTCGTGTTCTCCAAGGCGACGCAGGGCGCGGCGCGCAGCATCGCGCTGCAGACCTTCGAGCACCTGCACGCGCTCAGCCTGCGCTTCCACCTGGAGCGGCAGACCGGCGGCATGACGCGCGACATCGAGCGCGGCGTGCGCGGCATCGAATCGCTGATCTCCTATTCGCTGTTCTCGATCGTGCCGACACTGATCGAAGTGATCCTCGTGCTCAGCATCCTGGGCGTGAAGTTCGACGCGTGGTTCGCGTGGATCACTCTCGTCGCGCTCGTGGTCTACATCACCTTCACGGTGAGCATCACCGAGTGGCGCACGAAATTCCGCAAGGAGGCGAACGAGTTCGATTCCGCCGCGCACCAGAAGGCGGTGGACTCGCTGATCAACTACGAGACGGTCAAGTACTTCAACAACGAGGGCTTCGAGGCGAAGCGCTACGACGAGAGCCTGCAGCGCCTGCGCCGCGCGCGGCTCAAGAGCCAGACGACGCTGTCGATGCTCAACACCGGCCAGCAGCTGATCATCGCGACGGGCCTGGTCGCGATGCTGTGGCGCGCGACGCAGGGCGTGGTGGACGGCCGCATGACGCTGGGCGACCTCGTGATGGTGAACGCCTTCATGATCCAGCTGTACATCCCGCTGAACTTCCTGGGGGTGCTGTACCGCGAGATCAAGCAAAGCCTCACGGACCTGGACAAGATGTTCGTGCTGATGGAGAAGGAGCGCGAAGTCGCGGACCGGCCCGGTGCTGAATCGCTCCCTCCCCCGCTGGGGGAGGGTGGGGGTGGGGGCATCGCGAACTGGAATGTCACTTTCGAGCACGTCAACTTCGCCTACGAGCCCGCCCGCCCCATCCTCCACGACGTCACCTTCGAGATCCCAGCCGGCAAGACGGTCGCCGTGGTCGGCCCGTCCGGTTCCGGCAAGAGCACGCTCGCGAGATTGCTCTATCGCTTCTACGACGTGCAGGACGGCCGCATCACGATCGCGGGCAAGGACATTCGCGAAGTCACGCAGGCGAGCGTGCGCCAGTCCATCGGCATCGTGCCGCAGGACACCGTGCTCTTCAACGACACGGTGGAATACAACATCGCCTACGGCCGCCCCGGCGCCACGCACGAGCAGGTGGAAGAGGCGGCGCGCGCCGCGCGCATCCACGACTTCATCGCGTCCACGCCGAAGGGCTACCAGACGATGGTCGGCGAGCGTGGGCTGAAGCTGTCCGGAGGCGAGAAGCAGCGCGTGGCGATCGCGCGGACGCTGCTGAAGAACCCGCCGATCATGATCTTCGACGAAGCGACGTCGGCGCTGGACTCCGCGAACGAGCGCGCGATCCAGGCGGAATTGAAAGGCGTGGCGCAGAACAAGACCACGCTGGTGATCGCGCACCGGCTGTCCACGGTCGTGGATGCGCATGAAATCCTGGTGCTGGATGCGGGGCGCATCGTGGAGCGGGGCACGCACGCGGCGCTGCTGGCGAAGGCGGGGCGGTATGCGCAGATGTGGAAGCTGCAGCAGCAGGCCAGCGGCAACGCCTAG
- a CDS encoding DUF6781 family protein has protein sequence MAKFGFDQDALIQQFAEASARQGEQLRTAVQQATLKALQGRELTLKNIKGVVEKVSAAAAQGAGQNPLGPQQMAPLLEKAVAGMDAALLQAVEANRRALNQLMEYGAGLRETQVKKAMGDIEKMEEMFFSTVRKAVGDTSNPLQGMWQQALDKLQVKGSGTGAHAAETIGELTDHAQNALKQGRAAGMKAAQTLLDSYAALASGVLIGMAQGMGGEASAAPAPAAAKSKRK, from the coding sequence ATGGCCAAGTTCGGATTCGACCAGGATGCATTGATCCAACAATTCGCCGAAGCTTCGGCGCGGCAGGGCGAACAGCTGCGCACCGCCGTGCAGCAGGCGACGCTCAAGGCCCTGCAGGGCCGCGAGCTCACGCTGAAGAACATCAAGGGCGTGGTCGAGAAGGTGAGCGCTGCCGCGGCGCAGGGCGCCGGCCAGAACCCGCTGGGCCCGCAGCAGATGGCTCCATTGCTCGAAAAAGCCGTGGCCGGCATGGACGCCGCGCTGCTGCAGGCCGTCGAGGCGAATCGCCGCGCGCTCAACCAGTTGATGGAATACGGCGCCGGCCTGCGCGAGACGCAGGTGAAAAAGGCGATGGGCGACATCGAGAAGATGGAAGAGATGTTCTTCTCGACCGTGCGCAAGGCGGTGGGCGACACCTCCAACCCCTTGCAGGGGATGTGGCAGCAGGCGCTGGACAAGCTGCAGGTCAAGGGCAGCGGCACCGGCGCGCACGCGGCGGAAACCATCGGCGAACTTACCGACCACGCGCAGAACGCGTTGAAGCAGGGACGCGCCGCGGGAATGAAGGCGGCGCAGACGCTGCTCGATTCCTATGCGGCGCTCGCGAGCGGCGTGCTGATCGGGATGGCGCAGGGGATGGGCGGCGAGGCAAGCGCCGCGCCCGCGCCGGCCGCCGCGAAGAGCAAGCGCAAATAA
- a CDS encoding AI-2E family transporter gives MPTPDPLNSPVLQSKALVWLLLGVTLLFLVVLWPLSGALSWAVFMAIVFSPLQERSALVCRGRRGWAAFGTLVVIIVSVLLPTALLSASITHEATAFYARFKSGDIQLAEYFQRFIDVMPAWVRGLLDRFGLADLAALQRKLVDALGTSSQALTSRAFLIGQGTLDFVVSFFVMLYVLFFFLRDGRALAERAADSLPLEPRHTRRLLAQFATVVRATVKGNVVVALVQGTLGGLAFWVLGVNGALLWGALMALLSLLPAVGAALVWGPVALYLLSVGSTWQGVALALWGVLVIGLVDNVLRPILVGKETRLPDYLVLVATLGGLSAFGLNGFVIGPVIAAIFLATWEIFVETRKEG, from the coding sequence TTGCCCACACCCGACCCACTCAATTCGCCCGTCCTCCAGAGCAAGGCCCTCGTCTGGCTCCTGCTGGGCGTCACCCTGCTCTTCCTGGTGGTCCTCTGGCCGCTCAGCGGCGCGCTATCCTGGGCCGTGTTCATGGCGATCGTGTTTTCGCCGCTGCAGGAACGTTCGGCCCTCGTGTGCCGCGGGCGGCGCGGCTGGGCGGCTTTCGGGACGCTCGTGGTGATCATCGTGAGCGTCCTGCTGCCCACCGCCCTGCTCTCGGCCTCCATCACGCACGAGGCCACGGCGTTCTACGCCCGCTTCAAGTCCGGCGACATCCAGCTGGCGGAATACTTCCAGCGCTTCATCGATGTCATGCCCGCCTGGGTGCGCGGCCTGCTCGACCGCTTCGGACTGGCCGACCTTGCCGCGCTGCAGCGCAAGCTGGTCGATGCGCTGGGCACCAGCAGCCAGGCGCTCACCTCGCGCGCCTTCCTCATCGGACAGGGCACGCTCGATTTCGTCGTGAGCTTCTTCGTGATGCTCTACGTGCTCTTCTTCTTCCTGCGCGACGGTCGGGCGCTCGCGGAACGCGCGGCGGATTCGCTGCCGCTGGAACCGCGCCACACGCGCCGGCTGCTCGCGCAGTTCGCGACCGTCGTTCGCGCGACCGTGAAAGGCAACGTCGTCGTCGCCCTCGTGCAGGGCACGTTAGGCGGCCTTGCATTCTGGGTGCTGGGCGTGAATGGCGCGCTGCTCTGGGGCGCGCTCATGGCGCTGCTGTCGCTGCTCCCCGCGGTCGGCGCGGCGCTGGTGTGGGGGCCCGTCGCGCTCTACCTGCTGTCCGTCGGCTCGACTTGGCAGGGCGTCGCGCTCGCGCTGTGGGGTGTGCTCGTGATCGGGCTCGTGGACAACGTCCTTCGCCCCATCCTCGTAGGCAAGGAGACGCGCCTGCCCGACTACCTGGTGCTGGTCGCGACGCTGGGCGGCCTGTCGGCCTTCGGATTGAACGGCTTCGTGATCGGCCCGGTGATCGCGGCGATCTTCCTCGCGACCTGGGAGATCTTCGTGGAGACGCGCAAGGAAGGTTGA